GATCGTTCATCGCCGCATCGACGATGACGAAACGCCGGGCCGTGCCCTGCTTCACATAGATCACGCGGGTCAGCAGCACGCCGGCATTGCCGACCAGCAGGCGGCCCGGCTCGCAGATCATCTCGGCGCCCAGCGGCGCGATCTCTTCGCGCACGATGGCCGCATAGCCCGCCAGATCGACAATATGGTCGCCGCGATAATCGATACCGATGCCGCCGCCCAGATCGACGCGGCGAATGTCATGCCCCTCGGCGCGCAACGCCTTCACCAGATCGGCCATGCGGCGGTAGGCAGCGCGGTAGGGCGCCAGATCGGTCAGCTGCGAGCCGATATGCATGGCCACGCCCACCGGATCGATATGCGGCAGCGCCGCAGCGCGGGCATAGACCGATTTCGCCTGCTCGATCTCGATGCCGAACTTGTTTTCCTTGGTGCCGGTGGTGATCTTGGCATGGGTCTTGGCATCGACGTCCGGATTGACCCGGATCGCGACCGGCGCCATCAGCCCCAGCTGGCCGGCGACATCGTTCAGCAGCTCCAGCTCCGGCCCGGATTCCAGGTTGAACTGGTGAATCCCGGCCTTCAGCGCGAACGCCATCTCGTCCGCCATCTTGCCGACCCCGGCGAAGACGATCTTCGAAGGATGAACGCCAGCCGCCAGTGCCCGCCGCAGCTCGCCCTCCGACACCACATCGGCACCGGCGCCGCGCGCTGCCAGCGTGGCGATCACGGCCTGATTCGAATTGGCCTTCAGCGCATAGCAGATGCCGATCTTCATGTCGGCCAGCGCGGATGCCAGCGCATCGTACTGCGCCTCGATGGCGGAAGCCGAATAGACAAAGACCGGCGTGCCGACCTCGGCCGCGATGCGCGCCAGCGGCACGCCCTCGGCATGCAGACGTCCATCGCGATAGGTGAATGCGTCCATGATCCTGATTCCCGAACCGGTCAGCGCGCCGGGTAGGTGCGCGGGTACTTGTTTTCCTTCTGGCCCTCGCCGGAGGGCGGCGGCTCCAGCCCGCCCTTCTTGCCGCAGGCCGACAGCCCGCCGGCCAGCAGCAGCGTAGCCAGCAAAGTCACGATCAGGGTGCGCGCGGTCATCGCAGCCGCTCCTTCCATGCCTTCACCTGTTCCAGCACGCGCGCCGGGGCGGTGCCGCCATAGCTGACCCGGCTTCGCACCGAATTGTCGATGCCCAGCACCTCGAACACGTCCCGGGTGATGCGCGGCTCGACGGAATGCATCTGCTCCAGGCTCAGTTCCGAGAGATCGACGCCGTTATCCTCGGCCAGCTTCACCATATGGCCGGTAATATGGTGCGCCTCGCGGAACGGCACATTCAGGGTCCGCACCAGCCAGTCGGCAAGGTCGGTCGCGGTGGCGAAGCCGGGCAGCGTCGCCTCGCGCATCGACTGCCGGTTGGCCGTCAGGTCGCGCACCATGCCGGTCATGGCGGAGATGCAGAGGTCCAGCGTGTCGCGGACCATGAAGACCGGCTCCTTGTCTTCCTGCATGTCCTTGCCATAGGTCATCGGCAGGCCCTTCATGACGATCAGCAGCGTGTTCAGCGCGCCGACCACCCGGCCGGCCTTGCCGCGCACCAGCTCCGCCGCGTCGGGGTTGCGCTTCTGCGGCATGATCGAGGAGCCGGTGGAAAAAGCGTCGCTCAACCGCACGAAGCGGAACTGCGCGCTGCACCAGATCACGATCTCCTCGGCCAGCCGCGACAGATGCGTCGCCAGGATCGAGGCGGCGGCCAGATACTCCAGCGCGAAGTCGCGATCCGCCACGGCATCCAGCGAATTCGCCATCGGCCGGTCGAAGCCCAGATCCTTCGCCGTCATCTCCCGGTCGATCGGGAAGGAGGTGCCGGCCAGCGCCGCGGCGCCCAGCGGCGATTCATTCATCCGCCGGCGCGCATCCTGGAAGCGGCCCCGGTCGCGCGCGATCATCTCGACATAGGCCATCAGATGATGGCCGAAGGTGACCGGCTGCGCGGTCT
This window of the Oceanibaculum nanhaiense genome carries:
- the lysA gene encoding diaminopimelate decarboxylase, which gives rise to MDAFTYRDGRLHAEGVPLARIAAEVGTPVFVYSASAIEAQYDALASALADMKIGICYALKANSNQAVIATLAARGAGADVVSEGELRRALAAGVHPSKIVFAGVGKMADEMAFALKAGIHQFNLESGPELELLNDVAGQLGLMAPVAIRVNPDVDAKTHAKITTGTKENKFGIEIEQAKSVYARAAALPHIDPVGVAMHIGSQLTDLAPYRAAYRRMADLVKALRAEGHDIRRVDLGGGIGIDYRGDHIVDLAGYAAIVREEIAPLGAEMICEPGRLLVGNAGVLLTRVIYVKQGTARRFVIVDAAMNDLIRPTLYEAHHDIVMERAGAPESPHPADIVGPICESGDYLAKDRVLPELKPDDLLAVKSAGAYGAVMGSSYNTRLLAPEVLVRGGEFAVVRPRPSYDALIGQDRLPDWLSPAQPAMRAAAGED
- the argH gene encoding argininosuccinate lyase: MTAETKNAETKNSGADAGNSMWGGRYTTGPADIMEKINASIDFDKRMYAQDIEGSRAHCRMLVATGVITAEDGGKILAGLDQILAEMDAGQFTFKRSLEDIHMNVEARLTEIIGAPAGRLHTARSRNDQVALDVRLWVRDAADRADVQLADLQSALVARAEEYADAVMPGFTHLQTAQPVTFGHHLMAYVEMIARDRGRFQDARRRMNESPLGAAALAGTSFPIDREMTAKDLGFDRPMANSLDAVADRDFALEYLAAASILATHLSRLAEEIVIWCSAQFRFVRLSDAFSTGSSIMPQKRNPDAAELVRGKAGRVVGALNTLLIVMKGLPMTYGKDMQEDKEPVFMVRDTLDLCISAMTGMVRDLTANRQSMREATLPGFATATDLADWLVRTLNVPFREAHHITGHMVKLAEDNGVDLSELSLEQMHSVEPRITRDVFEVLGIDNSVRSRVSYGGTAPARVLEQVKAWKERLR
- the lptM gene encoding LPS translocon maturation chaperone LptM, encoding MTARTLIVTLLATLLLAGGLSACGKKGGLEPPPSGEGQKENKYPRTYPAR